GTGCCGCCCGCGCCGGCCACGTCGCGCTATACCGGCCCGCCAGCACAGCCGATATGGGCGCCCGACGGCCGGAACCTGGTCTACCTTTTACGCCGGGGTCCCATCGGTCCCGGAAACAACATCCTCACGATCCGGTCCGCCGCAACCGGGGAAGAGCGCTTTCTGTCGCCGCGTCTTCGTGGCGTTGCCATGCCCTCCTGGGCGCCGGACGGCCGTTCCGTCATCGCGGTCGGGATGACGGAGACGGGAAGTGGAATCTTCCGAATTGACGCTGAAACAAGCGCGATCACCAAGCTGGCAGATCAGAGCCGGTTTGCGCCCCACCTCTGCCCGGATGGGAAGACCCTGGTGTTCGTGATGGATGGAATCATCAGGAAACGCAACCTCGACACCGGTGAGGAGTCGGAAGTTGTCAAAACACCAGCGACATTTAGCCCCTTGTACTACGACATCTCGCCGGACGGCCGGGAAGTGGTGTTCCAGGTGGACGGCGCTGTAAAGACCGTGTCCCTCAACGGAGGGGAGCCGCGGGAGCTATTTCGCGGTTTGGCGCAGTATTACAACCTGAAGTGGACGTGGGACGGCCGTTACATCATCGCCCAGACACGCGATAGCAGTGAAATCTGGCGGGTTCCGGCGCAGGGCGGGACGCCGCTGAAGCTGGACCTCTCCGTTCTAAGTGAAGCGCGAAAGCTGCGGTTCTTCGCGCTTCACCCGGACAACCGCCGCTTTGCGTTCAGCGTCGATGAGGGGTCCAAGAGCGAGCTGTGGGTAATGGAAAATTTCCTGCCGAAATAAAAGACTCATGAAAAGAGCATTATCAGGGGGCGCAGTTTTTGGAGATTGTGCCCCCTTTTTTAAACGAGTTCAGGATGACACGCGTCATGCCGAACTTGTTGCCGCTTCGCGGGAACGATAAATCTGTTTCGGCATCTATATCCGATCACTAACCTTATCAAATGGCATAATTTTTAAAGTCTAATAAAAAGGCGTACTGTAATTTGCACCTTGCCAACAGGTTGTACACCCTTATATATTTTCATATACCCCTGGGGACAATAATGGAAACATCGATATATAAACGCAAAAGGATACCTTTTCTCTTTTTGCTTGGTATAGGATTACCCAGCTTGCTTCTTGGCTATCTGGCTTTTAGAGGCATTCAGAATGATCAGGCGCTGTTGGAAAAGGAGAGGTTAAATGAACATAGCAGAATAGCAGAACAAATCACCAAGATGATAGAAAAAAATATTTTTGAAGTAGAGCAGACTTTTTTATACACCATCACTGAACATCAGGAGCTCTATCAACCCGCTCTAACCCGTTCACTGGATAGCTTAAAACACCGGAAACCCTTAGTAGAGGAGGTCTTTTTTTTCGAAAACTTGGAGAAAATTAAACTCCCTGACGCAAAGCTTTTGTTTCTTCCCAACGGCAGCATACAATCCATCTCTTCTCCGTCTCGAACCCCCGCTATCGTGAAAAAACCACGAATAGGACAACAATTAGAATTTCAACAGAAAAATTATCAAAAAGCCCTTGCCAGTTACCAACAGGAATTTAAACAAGTTTCCGGCCCTCACATGAAAGGAGAATTGCTCAGCGCAATTGCCAGAGTTCAAAAAAAATCAGGACTTTTCCGGGATGCCATAAAAACATATGAGGCAATAGCGCAAGATTACAGCCATGCCCAAACGGCGGGTGGAGTGCCATTGGGATTGGCAGCTCGATTAGAACTCAGCTCTTTATCTCTTTCTAACAATGATACTTTAAGCGCCATAAAAACATTCTTTGATTTATACAAAGATCTTCTTGGCGGGGAATGGACGCTGGAAAAAGATCAATATGACTTTTTTTCACAGGATATAAAAGAATCGATTGATGCTATCATTTCAAAGGCATCGTTAGATGCACCGTTGCAACCATACAAAAGTGCTTTTACAATGTTGAAAGGAGAGGAAAAAAACCAAAGGAGAATCACGGAGAGATTACTCGCATTCCAGGAAAATACAGCAGCAGATTTGAAGGAAAAAGTCTCTCGAAATTTGGAAGAACCTCGAAGTTCAGCCAGGCGATTTACACTGGAGAGCGGAGGGCACACATATCTTGTTTCTTTGTTGAGCCAATACACAAGAAATGGAAACCAGGTTAATGGAATTTGGGGGATCTTGCTCGATGCCGACTATCTCAAAGATATCCTTCTCCAGCAAGTATTGCAGAGTCATGTTTATTCTGAAAAAACCGGATGGATTGTAAAAGGAATGGATGGTAAAACCATTTTGAAGTCAGAGAAACCACCTTCAGGTTCTATCACCGTCAGAACAAATTTTGAAGGGAACTTTCCTCCCTGGTTAATGGAGTTCCATCAACAAGACCCGCATCTTTTCGAGACTTTTATTCATTCACGGCAAGGCATTTATTTCTACATGTTTTTTCTCATTGCGGGTATTCTGATATTCGGTTTGATATTTACCATTCGCGCCGTTAACCATGAACTAGAACTTGCAAAAATGAAATCCGATTTTGTTTCTACTGTCTCCCATGAATTCAAAAGTCCGTTAACTTCTATTCGACAGTTGGCAGAGATGCTTAAAGCGGGACGGGTACCCTCCGATGAGCGCCGACAGCGGTATTATGATGTTCTTGTAGAACAAAGTGAAAGACTTTCTTTACTCATTGACAACATTTTAGATTTTGCTAAAATTGAAGGAGATAGAAAAAAATTTGATTTTGAGATGGCTGATATTGGCACACTATTGCAAGAGATTGTATCGACCATTCAAGATCGGGTTCGTCATAAAGGTTTCGTTATTCAGGTAGAAATAGTCAAGCCTCTGCCATCGATGAAGGTGGACAGAGCAGCTATAACACAGGCGATTAATAATCTGATAGATAATGCTATCAAATATTCTGGCGAAGCCCAAAAGGTGTTTGTTCGTGCATTTACGGAAAATCAATATCTGATTATCGCTGTAAAAGACTTCGGCGTTGGTATAAAGAAAGAAGAAATTGATAAAGTGTTTGAACGCTTCTATCGTGGAGGTGACGAGTTGACGCGGACTGTTAAGGGCAGTGGGCTTGGATTGACTTTAGTCAAACAAATTGTGGAATCCCATCATGGTAACGTTCATGTTGAAAGCGAGCCTGGACGCGGTAGCACATTTTCGATAAGGCTTCCCCTTCAAAAAAGAGAGAATGAATGAAATGGAAAATATTCTTATCATTGAGGATGAGGAATGTATCCTGATGCCGCTGGAGGATGACCTCAGGGTTGAGGGGTATGGAGTTTCAAGTGCAAAAGATGGACTGCAGGGCTTTTCCATGGCTAAAGAGCAAGGATACGACCTCATCATTCTTGACATTATGCTGCCGAAAATGAATGGATTTGAAGTCTGTAAAAAAATTACGTCAAGCTGGGATTATGACGCCCATCCTGATATTAACTGCCAAAAGCCAGGAGATAGATAAAGTTCTCGGACTGGAGCTGGGCGCCGACGATTATGTCACAAAGCCATTCAGTCCTCGCGAACTTCTTGCCCGTGTAAATGCCCTTTTAAGAAGGGCGAAACAAGATCAACATGAAATCGATCTGTATCATTTCGGCGATGTCAAGGTTGATTTCAAAAAGTACGAAGCCAAAAAGAATGGACAGCCAGTTTACCTTACCGCTCTTGAGTTTGCAATACTTCATTTTCTCATAAAACATAAAGACCTGGTGGTCAGCCGCGATTCCATCCTTGATGAAGTGTGGGGCGATGATGTGTGTGTCTATCCCCGTGCTGTGGATACGCATATCGCTCATCTGAGAAAGAAAATCGAAGACGATCCGGCGAACCCGAAGTACATCATCGGTGTGCGATGTATCGGATATAAATTTAAAGGATAATCAATCTTAACAGAATCTTAACACAATCCTCACAGACGCGTCATGCATTCGTAGTTTTCTTCTTATATTTTTCCTCCTGTAGAAACAAATTATACTCTAACCAAACTCTAAAAACTTTATGGGAGAGATTATTCATGAAGT
Above is a window of Candidatus Latescibacter sp. DNA encoding:
- a CDS encoding HAMP domain-containing sensor histidine kinase, with product METSIYKRKRIPFLFLLGIGLPSLLLGYLAFRGIQNDQALLEKERLNEHSRIAEQITKMIEKNIFEVEQTFLYTITEHQELYQPALTRSLDSLKHRKPLVEEVFFFENLEKIKLPDAKLLFLPNGSIQSISSPSRTPAIVKKPRIGQQLEFQQKNYQKALASYQQEFKQVSGPHMKGELLSAIARVQKKSGLFRDAIKTYEAIAQDYSHAQTAGGVPLGLAARLELSSLSLSNNDTLSAIKTFFDLYKDLLGGEWTLEKDQYDFFSQDIKESIDAIISKASLDAPLQPYKSAFTMLKGEEKNQRRITERLLAFQENTAADLKEKVSRNLEEPRSSARRFTLESGGHTYLVSLLSQYTRNGNQVNGIWGILLDADYLKDILLQQVLQSHVYSEKTGWIVKGMDGKTILKSEKPPSGSITVRTNFEGNFPPWLMEFHQQDPHLFETFIHSRQGIYFYMFFLIAGILIFGLIFTIRAVNHELELAKMKSDFVSTVSHEFKSPLTSIRQLAEMLKAGRVPSDERRQRYYDVLVEQSERLSLLIDNILDFAKIEGDRKKFDFEMADIGTLLQEIVSTIQDRVRHKGFVIQVEIVKPLPSMKVDRAAITQAINNLIDNAIKYSGEAQKVFVRAFTENQYLIIAVKDFGVGIKKEEIDKVFERFYRGGDELTRTVKGSGLGLTLVKQIVESHHGNVHVESEPGRGSTFSIRLPLQKRENE